Within Lolium rigidum isolate FL_2022 chromosome 5, APGP_CSIRO_Lrig_0.1, whole genome shotgun sequence, the genomic segment ATGATGGATGATGGCAGGCGGCCAACCCTCTCCACGCCCTCCTCAAAGACCACGCCCATGCCCATGAACACATGCGCCTCGACGTGGCAGTGGAACAACCACACCCCCGGGTTGTTCGCGTGGAACCTTAGTGCCGTCCACCCGTTTGGGTGTAGTGGCACCGTGTTCTTCATAATCGGATCCTTCACATTCAGAAGCCTCCACGTGTCCGCTGCTGGATTGAACTTGCCATCGCCGTGGCCGAGCACCCAGAAGTCGTGCCCATGGAGGTGCCACGGGTGTGTCTCGCTCATGTTGTTGAGCGCGTTGGAGTTCTGCAACACCACGTCCACCACGGAGTCAAATGCCAGCCTGTAGACCGGGCTGCCAATTGTCCCGTTTGTTGGCGCTGGCGCGGAGATGTCGTGGCCTATGTGGTCGTACGTGTCCAGCGGCGGGCGCTGGTCGTATGCGGTGGTAaggccacgcttcatcgacacgaGGTAGGGCGTGACAGGGAAGTGGTGGGACACGCCGTTGATGGTCCACTTGATGTGGCCGTTGATGTTGTTTTGCGTGTTGAGCAGGAGCAGTGTGCGGTCAGCTCTCTGTGGCACCGGCACGACGTAACCCGGGTGAGCGACAATGGCCTTGCTCTGCTCCACCCTGATGGCTGTGTTGTTCCATGGCGGGCCGGCCGTTGGGGTAGTGGGTGGTTGCTTCCTCGGGTCGTTTCCGGCGTAGCTCACGATGGCCTTGCCGCTTGGAGTCGTGGGGTTGCGGCCGACGATGTGGGATGTGGCCCAGTAGTTTCTCCTTGGGTCCTGGTCGGCCTTGACAAGCACGGAATAAGTCTCGCCGGAGTAGATGAAGAGATTCCTTACCACGAAGGGCCGGACGTAGTGCCCGTCGGCCTCCACGACCGTCATCCGGTGGCCCTCGATCTCGAAGCTGAGCGAGGAGAGAGATGTGAGGCTGCCgatgcggaggagataggtcttcCCCGGCACGAAGGTGAATTGAGTAGGCAGTGCGCAGTCTGGGTGGGAGTTGTTGCATGTTCCGGTGGCAGGAGCCAGGTTCGAGCAGTTGAACATTCCTCGGCCGTTGATCAGGAGAGATTGAGGCTCTCCGACGAAGACGAATGGTTTGGCGAAGAGGCCTGTGGCCTGATCGTAGACGCTCTTGTGCCACCAGTCTTCGAGGAGGATGGTATGCTCCTCGTCGTACCTGAAGGGCTCCCTGACGCCTTCCGgcacggccacgacgatcatgccaTTGAGCCCCGCCACGCGCTGCATACCATAGTGCGCATGGTACATGTACGTTCCAGCCTGAAATCACGCAAGCGCTTTGCTCAGTTATCATGCATATGTATTGACCAAGAAAACGACTAATCTGCAATGTAGCATTGTATATTTGTAGTTGAATTTCTTACCCTGTCGACGACGAATTTGTAGGTGAACGTTTCCCCGGGCAGGATGGGGCACTGGGTCACGCCGGCGACGCCGTCAGCCCAGGGCGTGTCTATCTGGCGGATGCCGTGCCAATGGATGGCGGTCTTCTCTGTCTCGAGCTTGTTATGAACAGTGACGACGACGGTATCGCCTTGCGTGGCATAGATGGTTGGTCCGGGAGCCTCGCCATTGACGGTCACGGCGAGCTTCTCGAAGCAGTCGGGGGACTTGTGCTGGTACGAGATTTCCCAATCGTAATGTCGCTccttcgcctccgccaccgccactaGCAGCGAGCTGCAGAGGTAGAAGCAGAGGACGGCAGCGGCAACAACCAGAGGCCTTGGAATCGATGGTAGCATCGTGCCTATGAAGGTACGCTGGACAGCAGTGCGACTTGCTTAACTGCACTGGAGCTCCTCGCTGTGGATCAAAGCAACAAAATGCTTAACCGCTGCAGTAGCTTGGCTCGTGTCTCGCTCGGTGATGTTCTAGCAACTGTGTGCGTTGTTCTGTGAGAGGTACTTACGGTGAAGCTTTCTATATATATAGTTGTGAGATTAAGGATGTGCATCTGGTCAAAGGAAAATTTCACAATCCTCTTGAGTCAGAGAGTTGGGTGGAAATGATTGAGTTGGGGACGTTGAATCATTCCAGGATAGGAAAGTGCATGCACACGGGGATTAATGTTTTTTTATTGCCCACTAGGTAACCATGACTATCATCCACGTTTAGTGTCGGCTTACCGTGTTGAAGCACACTCTCTAGTCTCTCCTGCGCGTGGATTAAGAATCGGTCGAGCAGGCCGCCGAGCCATGTGAACGTCAGACCGGATCCGGTCACGCAATCGGCATGTATTGATTTGGTCGGGGTTTTCAGGTTTTTTGCAATTCGGGTTTTCAGATTGGGTACCCGATATTTACCCTAAATATTTTAAGCCA encodes:
- the LOC124657816 gene encoding L-ascorbate oxidase-like produces the protein MLPSIPRPLVVAAAVLCFYLCSSLLVAVAEAKERHYDWEISYQHKSPDCFEKLAVTVNGEAPGPTIYATQGDTVVVTVHNKLETEKTAIHWHGIRQIDTPWADGVAGVTQCPILPGETFTYKFVVDRAGTYMYHAHYGMQRVAGLNGMIVVAVPEGVREPFRYDEEHTILLEDWWHKSVYDQATGLFAKPFVFVGEPQSLLINGRGMFNCSNLAPATGTCNNSHPDCALPTQFTFVPGKTYLLRIGSLTSLSSLSFEIEGHRMTVVEADGHYVRPFVVRNLFIYSGETYSVLVKADQDPRRNYWATSHIVGRNPTTPSGKAIVSYAGNDPRKQPPTTPTAGPPWNNTAIRVEQSKAIVAHPGYVVPVPQRADRTLLLLNTQNNINGHIKWTINGVSHHFPVTPYLVSMKRGLTTAYDQRPPLDTYDHIGHDISAPAPTNGTIGSPVYRLAFDSVVDVVLQNSNALNNMSETHPWHLHGHDFWVLGHGDGKFNPAADTWRLLNVKDPIMKNTVPLHPNGWTALRFHANNPGVWLFHCHVEAHVFMGMGVVFEEGVERVGRLPSSIMGCGHSKGLH